Proteins co-encoded in one Polyangiaceae bacterium genomic window:
- a CDS encoding DMT family transporter: MPGGQTFFIVLVVLVGVVLPAQAGINAELRRNLGHPFLAGIVNFGGGLVILAVAALSVRTGLPKWSAIAGAPWWAYLGGLCGAALVLAGVVAAPRLGAALLIASLVMGQLVASVVIDHFGFLGYAVRPVTLARVAGVLLLAGGVFLVQRG, translated from the coding sequence ATGCCTGGCGGTCAGACCTTCTTCATAGTCCTCGTCGTCTTGGTGGGAGTGGTGCTGCCAGCGCAAGCCGGCATCAACGCAGAGCTACGACGAAACCTGGGGCACCCATTCCTGGCCGGCATCGTGAACTTCGGCGGGGGGCTCGTGATCCTAGCGGTTGCTGCACTCAGCGTCAGAACCGGATTGCCGAAGTGGAGTGCAATCGCGGGCGCCCCCTGGTGGGCGTACTTGGGCGGGCTGTGCGGCGCCGCATTGGTGCTTGCCGGCGTCGTAGCTGCGCCGCGGCTTGGTGCCGCGCTGTTGATCGCCTCACTCGTGATGGGGCAGCTGGTCGCCAGTGTCGTGATCGATCACTTCGGCTTCCTTGGCTATGCCGTTCGACCCGTCACGCTCGCGAGGGTGGCGGGAGTCCTGCTCTTGGCGGGTGGTGTATTCCTTGTTCAGCGAGGTTGA